Below is a window of Solanum stenotomum isolate F172 chromosome 7, ASM1918654v1, whole genome shotgun sequence DNA.
TAGCTTAGTGTTACCTAATATATGTATCTATGTGATGTGGTTGGAAATGAAAATCAGAAATCATTATGTAACCTAAGTGTAGGTAATATTAGGTAGTTGCGTATATacaatcaatcaactatgccTCAAATATCAATCCTAAACAAGTTGGATCGACTAACCTAGATTATATGTGTCCATTCTGCTCTATTGTTGCCCGATATTCAATCAATCAAGTATGCCTCAAGCTTAAACATGTTTGGGTTGAAATATATCATACATGTCCATTCTGCTCTATTGTGTTCCATTTCATTCCAATGTTATATCATTTGTCTTTTGAGGTAAATTGGGGGTTATTTAATTCTCACATCATTcctatttaaatatataaatccCGAATCTTTAAACAGACTCTTGTCAAATATTGAACTTAATGTAAGTATAGCGACAACTACTAGCCTTAGTCCCAATTACATTGTATCACCTACATGAATGATGGATCTTTTGCTTCAATTGTATTACATTCTTAGCTAAGTCCTTGTAGGGATGTGTGAGTTAAAAAGGatattagaattttaaattgtgaactaaAATGGCAATCTATTGAATTAGGAGCTTTACTTAGAAAATACTTGTTGTGACATAATTCCTATCATACCataaattatcaaataaaagcATATTTTCCCCATGAAATTCCAAAAGTGTTTGTAGCAAACAGAGAAAAggataaattttcaaatcatAGGTTCTCATGTGTTGGAATTACCGTGAACTCACAGTTAGTGAGATTAAGTGTACCACTGTAATTGTGATCCGCTATCTTATAGAAAAATCTCAAACCATGCAATTTATTACCAAGGGGAGTGTGCCTTGCATCGTTCCAAGTTTGCGAATTTGAGTTTGGCTTTGTGGGTCTAtctattttcaaatatatggtGTTTTAACTCGATTACTTAAAAGTGATGATCGGTGTAAGCAGGTGATCTTGAAAATCAGGTCATATGGAACAAAATTTGCTATTCATGAAGCATATCTCTAGGCCTTGAATATGCTTGCGGAAAACCCAATTACTTTTTTCCCTGACAAATAAGACTGAAGTGGTTAGGGTACAAAACTTGTTGCATAatctttaacttttaaattttgatcgATGATATAGCTGATATGTTCTATAGTAATAACAAAGGCTGTAGATTTTCTTCCTTGTTTTATAAGCCTAGAGGCTTAAAGTATAATTACAGTGACCTTCCAGAATGGttctaaacaaaatatataaacaagaacatgaactttaaaacaaattaggaaTGTATGTGGCACAGTTGCGGTCATCGTGATGTTTTTCTCCTCCCTCCATTTGTTAAACATACTAAAAAGCTAGTCATCCCGTTGAATGCTACTAAAAGACTAACATGGTTTGATgtcttatgtcttgttttataATTTCTCTATCAAGTTCTTCTTGTATTTTGCTCTTAGATTGCGGACCTCTGTTGATCTTCCCAATGGCTGTCATGTTCATTAGTTGCCTACCGCCTGAGATTTGTTTGATAGTATTTGGAATTGTACTTCTTGCATGCTCTCCATTTTCATTTTACTAAGTAatgagtttttttctttttttacaaaAGTAGGCAAGTTGTACGTATTGGGTGATAAAAGTGCACTCAAAGAACTCCATTTACCTTTCAGGATATTAGAGAAGAAGTTCTGACTTATTTTCAGAACAGTACCAACAATTCTGAAAATTCCTATGGTCGCAGACGGATGGGCTCGATCTTATCAGCTACTGGTTCAGTTTTGCACCCGAATTCGAATGAGGTACCTGATTACTTATTCACATTGTTTCTGGTTGCATCTCACGAGTTTAGTCCAGCACAATCATTACAATGAACAACAACGATGTTGCACATAGTTATCTCCACTTCTCTTGCTTAATAGGTAATGGACATAATATGCTATCTAGATATAGTGAAGGAGATTTCTAAAATATTGCTGCAAACTAGTTAGGATGACATTGCTAATGACATGTTAAGTATTCAGTTCAATAATATGGATATACTAAAATGTTGTGGTAACTCATAAAAAAGATTCTCAAAATAGATAAATCATAtattagtactccctccgttcactatactaaaactaaatttgtatgacaatttttttcttcatgttttacACGTACCATTATCTACTCACTCCAAAAAGTCACatttatcatttacaaatgtGATTATATGTAAGTTGTCTTTTTGTATGTATCAACTTTAAGGAGTAAATAGTGATCTACTCTTGGAAACTTCCTAAGCATGGATTGTAGTTTCCTCCCTAATTTGTGTGAGAGACTTTCATTTTGGAAGTGTTGAATTGTGTGAACCGCCTCATCTAAAGGTTTAAACACGCTTTCTCCTGTCTCTTCAAGGCCAAACACATGAAAATGATCTTGACTGTGTTTATGAAGTTTCTGAAAGCAAACTATCTGAAAATTTTAAGTGACCTTCTATTCTCTGAATTTTTTGTTGAAGACACTCCTATGTTATTCTGCTTATCGAGTTTTGTCGTTGGTTATAAACATGAGATTCAAGAATTTACGTATGTTGAACTCTTAAGATACTTATCTTATGATTATACATGTCGTTCTGCAGggttcatataaaataaattatcttttgggaagatttattatatttgaagATGGTCAAGTGCAGCAACATGAATCATGGACAATATCCTGTGTTGGTTCATCTTGTCTTGTTATTACAGATGAAGTTAATGGTCGTTTGATTGCAGCAGAGCCAGTCCAGGTTCTTACTGTTTACTTCTTTAATTCCAAAAttaccattttttttgttttctaagAAAATCTTTTGGTGCTTACTATAATTGAAGTATTAGATTCTATCTCACCTGAATAAGTACTAGTAACTGAAGCATTTATGGAGACATCATTTATATCCTGCATGTTTAAATAGAATAACCATTATcttgtgtattttattttggCTCTAACCTTTTCTAGGTTAATGTAGATTAAAAGGTTCATTCGAGTAATTTGAATAATTCTTTTGCTGAGTTTTCTGTAATCATTATTATCATGAAGTTATGAATGATGAGTAATTTGTTGTCCTTGCAGGTTATAGTTGGTACTTTTCCTATGAATTCAAGTACATGAAGTGAAAAATTGAAGAGTTGCAAGCACATCTAGTTTGCCAGTAATGTTTCTCCATCAGCATTTGTGCTTCATTTCCATAAAAAAGAAATGGATGACATGTAGCCTATATTTTAtggaaattaaaccttaaaacTTGTTTTGAATGAACTGTTATAGTTGAGTTCCTTTTTGTTGGCGTGCGTGATTTGGTCATGTAGTAACATGAGTTGCAGACTTCACATTCCACAGTGTgcattaggggtgtacaaaatcgaaccaaacaGCAAATCAAGTCAAcccggaaaaaaaacccgatagtggtttggtttgacttgatttggttttgaaaaaaaaaaaaaccgactatatttgggttagtttggttttaactaaaaaaaatcaacccaagaccaaaccaacccgacattatatatataattttaaaattttattttatacataaaaatattaattttgatataatttttaaatatttcttatactttttcatagtttttatcttttaatatattatttcaagtttgaaacttagaattatgaataggccaataaagattatagttcacaGATGtcggtaattataataaagcttaaatcaaaatcaaattaatactaatgcaaaaagaaaatcaattcaacactaagaatgacaatactattgaatatttgttctttagttttacattggtttagacaattaaaatacataatctaattttaatttcctttaatatttagtcatgtaactaatacttattaaacttaattttagcatgatttagtacttttaaattatgatcattttcattatgacttgttaatttgcaatatttgttttacgcgatttcattattattatttttgttggatattttagtgtcattaatcatatcatattgtgttatatttttaagaaacatcttagataattgtattttgataggactaaagaaatatttgaagtactagtaaattatatgtttgtatgaatattttaccggaaaaatccaaaaaaacccgaggttgaaaaacccgagttttattggtttggtttggtttataaatttaaaaattcgacacaaatggtttggtttgatatttgaaaaacccgaaccaatcCGGCCATGTATACCCCTAGTGTGCATTATACAGGGGACTCTTGAAAAACTACAAGATAtgttctttttttcaatttagatCTATTGCCTCTTTGTGCTAAATTTTATTACCTTATCTATATATTCTTTCTTCATCTGTCCTTCTGATCTATTCTCAAACTGATACTAAGACCTATATATGGATCACCAAATAAAGTtacacttaaaaaaaattctttggtTAATTTTAGATATAAGGAAAGGACCAAATGTATCACCTTTTTAGCAATCGATTGTGTTCACACCACCTTTTCACTaaaaaaaacaccaaaatgGCGTTGAAGACAGGATTGACCCGAAGAACTTCTTGGTCAAGAGTGCCTACGGACTTCTGAATCAGTCGGGCCAAATACCAAGTGTCTAAAGCCAcccaacaatttaaaaaaaaaaaaaaaaaaaacctcaatCAGTAGCATACACAGCTCAAGTTCAATCTTCAATGTTTATGATTGGAGTCTATTCCATAAATCAGTAATAGAATCCCATGGCAACCAAAAGGAAGGAAAAACATTTTGCGGTCTAAGAATAGTAAGAGTAAGGGTCCCCTTTAAAGGATAAAACTAAACATTTCTAAGCTTGGTTTCTCATAGTTTCTATGGGTTCCCCAATGGGAATTATTGACGAAAAAAAGGGGAATATTGAAAAATATCTTTGTTGATTCCATCTTCTAATGATTGCTGAGCCAATCCATGTTTAATGTAAATTAGTAATCCTCTGCTTGATGATTCATTCCTCTTTGACATCAAGGTGATTCTAAACTTTTAACGAACTTCTTCGCCTGccaaaaaataagaaacaaagGGTAAGCCAGCCAGCAATTCATTAGGAATTTGTCAAAGTCTAATGGAACAAAGTGTTCCCAAGCCAACAGTTGAAACTGGAAGCAACTGGAAATTGAGAAAGCCTCTCATTGAAGCAAATCATGTGCTAGTCTGGAATAGTAATCTGGCATAAAGTTTTATAAACAATTGTGAAATGGAAAAGAATTCGTGTCGCTGGGAATATGGTTCCACTCTTTACCTGCTCCAGTGTTAGAAACATAATGACATTCCAAGATCCCAAGCGTCCAAAATTTGGGATAAAGCCTTTGTAGAAAGCCAAAGGTCCCTGCAAACATAAAGGCCATAGGAGAAGTATCATTTTTGCAGTCATTACACATTAAAGTTGCTGTTGGCAAGGAACTGAAAACTACACAAACAAAAAACTAGTAGGGAAAATTTGTAATAATAGGGATCtgattttagtaaaaaaaaattaaactatctTGAGAGGAATGAGAAGTTATGTTGTTTTAGGTAGAGTTCTGCATCTTGTAAGAAGCCAAGATAAGttatttaaacaaaaagacTAAGACGAAAATTTATGTCTGCAAAACGGCTGGATTCTTCAATAACCAATAGAAAGGACAGATCATGAACTCACATCATTCTTCAATGTTTTGACAAAACAATCAAGAGTATTTTTGTATGCGGAATCTCCCATCATTCTCGACTTTACCTGCATTCACAGTTTACCATGTCAGTGCTTCATGGCTATACAAGaataatcaacaaaattaaTCTAATAAATTTTTACAAAGTCTATTGATAATGCAACTTTAAAGGGATGAAATTTGAAGACAGATTAAAAATGGTGATCTAAAAGATTATAGTGTTGAATAAAAACCACCTAACCAAAATATAAGAAGCATTTTGGTGTTTGGTGAACTTCTTAAGTACGCAAATTTGGAAAAAATCGGTATTACCATCATACACAACCAAGTAACAAGATATCAGTACTGTTGATCCCAGCTCTACTATGTTTGATTCCAGGAAGGGGAAGGAAAAagttgagaaaagaaaaagtaactTGTTAAGTGAATTATCTATATTTGTTTATGATTCTTTGTATGGTTTTAATATTTGTAAAATAGACATGCTTCCGCCCAATTTAGGACAGATTatctctctttatttatttttttattgatccTCTTTTAATTACAAGACATCCCCTTACACTCCCAATGTTACTTTTAATCCTTTAATCCCTCCTCCGTTTACCCCAGCCAAACTAGAGTTTTATTATTAGGCACGCACTGcacaataataaagaaaattcaTGAGCAGAGGACTTCAAATTCACAAGATGAAGGCATGCGTCTAACAGGCTAGATATTGATTTTGATAAtctttttcatgaaaagtaagACTATGCATAACTTTTCCCCCTATATAGCCAAGAAGATCCTCTATTTGGGCAAGAAGATctaaaatactaataaatattACTGAATCGTGGGCTGCCGTCAGAAAGGACTAAAAGGAAAgcaatttcaaataaaaaggaACATAGAAGATACCACATCAACAGGGGACCCTATGCAAACTGCAAAAAAACCAGCTCCAAGCCCCGCAATCAAATGAGTAACAACATTGTCTGTGAACCCAGGAATCCTAAGAACAGCCTGCACAGAAATTTTTAAAGAACAAACAGTGAAAAGAATGACAATGTAAACATCCAAATTCAAGAAAACACCACATTAGACGGTCCGGAAAATGAGGTGGGAATAAGAAATTTATGGTTTCTCTACCTCCTTCACTTGATCATAACTTGCTAATTCAGCTGCATTGATGATGGCATTCCGCCCAATATTGGGTCCAAGACCAGTCCACAGAGCTCGAACTCCTTCCTAAAATCAAGTTATGGTAGAAACAAAATTCAAAGAAGTTAACATACAAGTTCAAATAGGAGTGTCTTATTTTGTGGGGAAAACTATGCCTCAACAATGAGTTGCCTCAAATTTTCATATGTGAAACCTATTCTATTTACATTATATTGCAAATGCTCCAGTAAGCTGCCAGACCTGAGGATTTGATTGATTTAAATGAAATAGAACTTTTCATAATTTCCTAACATTTCCAGGAGAATGGAAACCACACGGAGAAGAAAAGTACTACCCTTTTTCTCCGAGAATGATAAACGAATACACTAAAGTTAGATGGACAATGAGAAAGTCGAACAAAGAATCAGTTATCAAAGAATAGTTCAACGAAAGAATCTTTAAGAAATGTTATCCAATTCTAGGGACATAATAGTTGTTAAATGTTACATACTAAAGGCACATATTTTTGCAGGTTGTATGTCCGCTTGATTGGTAGACATTATGGGAGTTTGAATAGCAACACAGATATAATTGTTCAGGTAatattgaatttcaattcaaggGGTAACTAACTTCCAAGTCATGATTCAAAGTACACAATTTCGCAGCCCCGCGTGCAGTTAGTTATCATGATTTAGTAAACAACTGAGCTAGACAAGACATATAACCTGTTTCACTATTGTTGAGTAGGCATTTAGAGCTCCAGAATAACGCCTCGGAACACCTGCTGGCAATTTTCCTTCAGCTTGAAGACGTACTTTAACTAGATCTGTAGGATTTGCAATTGTAATGCCCAACGCACCTATTTGATAAAGAATCAccaaattactttaaaatatattgaaagACCAGACAGTATAAAAGAACAATACAAGGAAAAACAGAAGTATGTTACTGATAATCTTAACATTGAACTTCTATAGCCTATGTCCAGATGTTTTCTAAATGGATATAAAAGCTTCACTGTCTATTTACTCTCGAGCAAAGTGACAATAAACACAAAACATCTAAAAGGCACTCACCAGTTGTAAGTGCAGCAAGTATTTTCTTTGACAATGGCACATCACCAACATGATCTTTGccaacatataagtttttaacCTGGTCGCCAAGCAAACAGTCCATAAAAGGCCAAAAACCACAAAATAAACTTGTCGCTGTTGTAAGCTAGAAATGATAACTTACAGGTTCATACATCCCAATCCGAAGACCTCCGTATATACATTGACGATGTAACCCAGGTACGATACCCTTCCATAGTGAAGCTATTCCTTCTTCCTTTGCAATGGTGCCAACAGTACCTAATAATCCCCTATATTTAGGTAAAGCTAGCCCATCCCCTTCAACTGCCTTCTTTTGAAGCTGAAGTCTAACTTTAGCAGTATCCAATGGTAAAGTACACGCCTGGAGAACAGAATTTTGTATGAAGCAAACAAGATTAACAGGCAGCGAAGGAATCATTAACACGAACAATAGCACGGCATGCACACTTCAAAACAA
It encodes the following:
- the LOC125869593 gene encoding mitochondrial uncoupling protein 1 — protein: MGGGDHGGKSDISFAGIFASSAFAACFAEACTLPLDTAKVRLQLQKKAVEGDGLALPKYRGLLGTVGTIAKEEGIASLWKGIVPGLHRQCIYGGLRIGMYEPVKNLYVGKDHVGDVPLSKKILAALTTGALGITIANPTDLVKVRLQAEGKLPAGVPRRYSGALNAYSTIVKQEGVRALWTGLGPNIGRNAIINAAELASYDQVKEAVLRIPGFTDNVVTHLIAGLGAGFFAVCIGSPVDVVKSRMMGDSAYKNTLDCFVKTLKNDGPLAFYKGFIPNFGRLGSWNVIMFLTLEQAKKFVKSLESP